One genomic region from Desulfallas thermosapovorans DSM 6562 encodes:
- the rplI gene encoding 50S ribosomal protein L9, with amino-acid sequence MQVILLEDVKKLGQKGQVIKVAEGYARNFLIPKGLAVEASKGRLKDLEKQNEVKAAQRKKAEDEARALGQQMEGLKLVIPARVGDAGKLFGAINNKDIAEFLQHKHGFNVDKKKIILKTPIKALGEYGITIKLHPAVQVQINVEVVPE; translated from the coding sequence ATGCAGGTCATTCTTTTGGAAGATGTTAAAAAGCTCGGCCAAAAGGGCCAGGTAATAAAGGTAGCCGAGGGTTATGCCCGTAATTTTTTAATTCCCAAAGGTCTTGCCGTGGAAGCATCCAAAGGCAGGCTAAAGGATTTGGAAAAACAAAATGAGGTTAAAGCAGCCCAGAGAAAAAAAGCTGAGGATGAGGCCAGAGCCCTGGGGCAACAGATGGAAGGCCTGAAGCTGGTTATTCCGGCCCGGGTGGGTGATGCCGGTAAATTATTCGGTGCCATTAATAATAAGGATATCGCGGAATTTTTACAGCATAAGCATGGCTTCAACGTTGACAAGAAAAAAATTATTTTAAAGACCCCCATCAAAGCATTGGGTGAGTACGGTATTACCATTAAGCTGCACCCGGCGGTACAGGTACAAATCAATGTGGAAGTCGTTCCGGAGTAG
- a CDS encoding aminopeptidase has translation MSEISNFAYSRKTVWEHLNNQEKEAVMQMGEDYKRFIKQAKTERETIKLVKEYIENNGYVPVDKVTGPLDTGDRVYQEIKGKALVMAVVGQRPLVEGANIIGAHVDSPRLDLKMHPLYEQSGLALLKTHYYGGIKKYQWLSLPLALHGVVIKNDGSKVYICLGEDDQDPVFLITDLLPHLAKDQMDKKLIEAFPGEKLNALCGSLPVDDISVKERVKEYILGILNRHYGIIEEDFISAELELVPATTPRDIGFDRSLVGAYGQDDRVCAYGLLMAMAGIQHPVNTAIGVFADKEEIGSVGNTGMESNFFTNFMAELVGKTTGQYNELVLRRAMSRSRALSADVNAAVDPDFEDVMEKNNASRLGCGPVITKYTGSGGKKGSNDAHAEFVARVRKIFNDQGVIWQTGELGKVDQGGGGTVAYMMANLGMDVLDCGVALLGMHSPFEVSHKADIYMMYKGYQAFLKA, from the coding sequence ATGTCAGAGATTAGTAACTTTGCTTATAGTAGAAAAACCGTTTGGGAACATTTAAACAACCAGGAAAAAGAAGCTGTAATGCAAATGGGTGAAGATTATAAAAGATTTATCAAGCAAGCTAAAACAGAAAGGGAAACAATTAAACTGGTCAAAGAGTACATTGAGAATAATGGTTATGTACCGGTGGATAAAGTCACGGGGCCACTTGATACTGGTGACCGGGTGTACCAGGAGATAAAAGGTAAGGCGCTGGTCATGGCTGTAGTCGGCCAGCGTCCCCTGGTTGAGGGTGCAAATATTATCGGAGCCCATGTGGATAGTCCCAGGCTGGATTTAAAGATGCACCCGCTGTACGAACAAAGTGGACTGGCTTTATTAAAGACCCATTATTACGGCGGTATTAAAAAATACCAATGGCTGTCACTGCCACTGGCCTTGCACGGGGTGGTTATTAAAAATGACGGCTCAAAGGTTTACATATGTCTGGGTGAAGATGACCAGGACCCGGTTTTTTTAATTACGGATTTACTGCCTCACCTGGCCAAGGATCAAATGGACAAAAAATTAATCGAGGCCTTTCCGGGTGAAAAATTAAATGCTCTATGTGGCAGCCTGCCGGTGGATGACATTAGTGTTAAAGAAAGGGTCAAGGAATATATACTGGGCATATTAAACAGGCATTACGGTATTATTGAGGAGGACTTTATCAGTGCCGAATTGGAACTGGTGCCCGCCACTACTCCCCGGGATATAGGGTTTGATCGTTCCCTGGTGGGAGCCTACGGCCAGGATGACCGGGTATGTGCATATGGTTTATTGATGGCGATGGCTGGAATACAGCATCCTGTTAACACCGCCATAGGTGTTTTTGCTGATAAAGAGGAAATCGGCAGTGTGGGTAACACAGGTATGGAATCGAATTTTTTTACCAATTTTATGGCTGAACTGGTTGGTAAAACCACCGGTCAATATAATGAACTGGTACTGCGCAGGGCCATGAGCAGGTCCCGGGCTTTGTCGGCTGATGTTAACGCGGCCGTTGACCCGGATTTTGAAGATGTAATGGAGAAAAATAACGCCTCCCGTCTTGGTTGTGGGCCGGTAATTACCAAATATACCGGTTCCGGGGGTAAAAAAGGATCCAATGATGCCCATGCTGAATTTGTGGCCCGGGTAAGAAAAATATTCAATGACCAGGGTGTTATCTGGCAAACAGGGGAATTGGGCAAGGTGGACCAGGGAGGAGGCGGCACCGTTGCCTATATGATGGCCAATTTAGGCATGGATGTGCTGGACTGCGGTGTTGCTTTACTGGGTATGCATTCCCCTTTTGAAGTTAGCCATAAAGCTGATATTTATATGATGTACAAGGGGTACCAGGCCTTTTTAAAGGCTTAA
- a CDS encoding adenylosuccinate synthase: protein MSTVVLVGAQWGDEGKGKVTDFLARQAQMIVRYQGGNNAGHTVVADGQTYKLHLIPSGILYADKQCLIGNGVVIDPGVLLSELDTLEKQGVSTANLRISPRAHVIFPYHKSIDMVEEESKGSRKIGTTCRGIGPTYTDKASRVGLRMTELIDPEELAEKLRYTLESKNNILSRLYGAGESFDYQQVLEQYSGYADRLRDYVADVSVLVNDAIDRGDKVLFEGAQGTLLDLDHGTYPYVTSSHPIAAAACLGAGLGPTKIKTVVGVAKAYITRVGEGPFPTELHDDLGDLIRERGCEFGTTTGRPRRCGWYDAVIARYAARINGLTYLAVTKLDVLTGLETLKICTGYRYKGEIINDFPASLKMLAQCEPVYREFPGWQEDISSVTDYNDLPRAARDYLKHLEELSGVPVAIVGVGPGRDQTLVLKEIF, encoded by the coding sequence ATGTCTACGGTGGTATTGGTTGGTGCGCAATGGGGAGACGAGGGTAAAGGTAAGGTTACTGATTTTTTGGCCCGGCAGGCACAAATGATAGTACGTTACCAAGGTGGAAACAATGCCGGGCATACCGTGGTGGCGGACGGTCAGACATATAAACTGCATTTAATCCCTTCGGGTATTTTATATGCAGACAAACAATGTCTGATTGGCAACGGGGTGGTGATTGATCCCGGTGTACTGCTTTCCGAGTTGGATACCCTGGAAAAACAGGGTGTCAGCACTGCCAACTTAAGGATCAGCCCCCGGGCCCATGTGATTTTTCCTTACCATAAGAGCATAGACATGGTAGAAGAGGAAAGTAAAGGTAGTCGTAAAATCGGTACCACATGCCGGGGCATCGGTCCGACTTATACAGATAAAGCTTCCCGGGTGGGCCTGCGCATGACGGAGTTGATTGACCCGGAGGAGCTGGCGGAAAAGCTGCGTTATACGCTGGAGTCAAAAAACAATATCTTATCTCGCCTCTATGGAGCCGGGGAGAGCTTTGATTACCAGCAAGTGCTGGAACAGTATTCCGGGTATGCCGACCGGTTGAGAGATTATGTGGCGGATGTATCGGTACTGGTCAATGACGCCATTGACCGGGGAGACAAGGTTTTATTTGAGGGTGCCCAGGGTACTTTACTGGATCTCGACCATGGCACCTATCCCTACGTCACATCCAGTCACCCCATTGCCGCTGCAGCGTGCCTCGGTGCGGGGCTTGGACCGACCAAAATTAAGACTGTGGTTGGCGTGGCCAAGGCTTACATTACCCGGGTGGGTGAAGGCCCATTCCCCACTGAATTACATGACGATTTGGGTGATTTAATCAGGGAGAGGGGCTGTGAATTTGGTACCACCACCGGCCGCCCGCGCCGTTGTGGATGGTATGATGCGGTCATAGCCCGTTATGCAGCCAGGATCAATGGCCTGACCTACCTGGCCGTTACTAAACTGGATGTTCTGACCGGTCTTGAAACACTGAAGATATGCACGGGTTACCGCTATAAAGGTGAAATTATCAATGATTTCCCGGCCAGTTTAAAAATGCTGGCCCAGTGCGAGCCGGTATACCGGGAGTTTCCGGGCTGGCAGGAGGATATATCCAGTGTTACCGATTACAATGATTTACCCCGGGCAGCCAGGGATTATCTTAAGCACCTGGAGGAACTGTCCGGTGTACCAGTGGCCATTGTGGGCGTGGGTCCGGGTAGGGATCAAACACTGGTGTTAAAGGAGATTTTTTAG
- a CDS encoding DUF2232 domain-containing protein, which yields MHPIKRYPGAIEIIIAGTVMSLLGLLGLYIAPLYFLTMLLLPMPLVYLILRRDLYHGLLAVILTMIMLFISFTSIRPVGLLVLQFAPLGILIGLMLKNKVTVDKSMAVLFFWALTIAGLNLMFSFFIGGAGISQVTDEFRATMEQTSQLYSQNGLIDEADKEQYLALTRQMIELVQTFLPGSVAVWNIMMTMFTYFIARHLMRSLGLCESTNYYFTQWRLPWYSIWLIITGLALTLGGDELSWQLMEVTGKNILYIAAFIFFVLGMAVIAHYIQIWGVSKIVKFIVLFAMLLYLPFTAMMVLTIGVIDPLINFRRLPNNDDNKNKGG from the coding sequence TTGCATCCGATAAAAAGGTACCCGGGCGCAATAGAAATAATTATTGCGGGCACCGTTATGTCTTTACTGGGATTACTGGGCCTTTACATCGCACCGCTGTATTTTTTAACCATGTTGTTATTGCCCATGCCGCTGGTTTATCTAATTTTAAGGCGCGATTTATATCATGGATTACTGGCCGTAATACTAACCATGATTATGCTGTTTATTTCCTTTACCAGCATCAGGCCGGTGGGGTTGCTGGTTTTACAATTTGCTCCCTTAGGTATTTTAATTGGCTTAATGTTAAAGAACAAGGTGACTGTGGATAAAAGTATGGCGGTGCTCTTCTTTTGGGCGCTTACCATAGCGGGTCTGAATCTAATGTTTAGTTTTTTCATTGGTGGTGCCGGTATATCCCAGGTGACCGACGAGTTTCGTGCCACTATGGAGCAAACGTCTCAGTTATATAGCCAAAACGGCTTGATTGATGAGGCAGATAAAGAACAGTACCTGGCCCTTACCAGGCAAATGATTGAGCTTGTGCAAACCTTTTTGCCCGGTAGTGTGGCCGTGTGGAATATCATGATGACCATGTTCACTTATTTTATTGCCAGGCACTTGATGCGCAGCCTTGGTTTGTGCGAGTCGACCAATTATTATTTTACCCAGTGGCGTTTGCCCTGGTATTCTATTTGGTTGATTATTACCGGCCTGGCGCTGACCCTGGGCGGTGACGAGTTATCCTGGCAGTTGATGGAGGTAACAGGTAAAAATATACTGTATATTGCGGCTTTTATTTTTTTTGTACTGGGTATGGCTGTGATTGCTCATTATATACAGATATGGGGAGTTTCCAAAATAGTAAAATTTATTGTATTGTTTGCAATGCTACTGTATTTACCCTTTACTGCCATGATGGTATTAACCATTGGTGTAATTGACCCTTTGATTAATTTCCGCCGACTGCCGAATAATGACGACAATAAAAACAAGGGAGGCTAA
- a CDS encoding NAD(P)/FAD-dependent oxidoreductase — MTQHYDVIIVGAGPAGIFAALELSGKRKDLRILILEKGRDIDQRNCPSREKGGSCFNCHPCSTVCGWGGAGAFSDGKLTLSSEIGGSLEQYLGVEKLNEMIKEIDRIYLEFGAPQQVYGLEHQDEIHEFQRRATMADLKLIPVAIRHLGTGRCQEILQHMYMHLVDKGIEVRTRTMVDQIITDGNRVKGVRTVGGEEITGDHVILAPGREGAEWLAREAFRLELQTGVNPVDIGVRVEVPAAVMEPLTRVFYESKLIYYSRAFDDRVRTFCMNPHGEVVMENNDGLVTVNGHSHAFNKTDNTNFAVLVSKTFTEPFREPIAYGKYVASLANLLGGGVIVQRLGDLLDGHRSTVDRMQKCLVTPTLKEATPGDLSLVFPYRHLVAIVEMLKALDAIAPGVYSRYTLLYGVEVKFYSSRLALTNGLETRIKNLFAVGDGAGVTRGLAQASVAGIVAAREILSRI; from the coding sequence ATGACGCAGCATTATGACGTAATTATTGTGGGTGCCGGTCCAGCCGGAATTTTTGCTGCTTTGGAATTATCCGGGAAAAGGAAGGACTTGCGGATATTGATATTAGAGAAGGGCCGTGATATCGATCAGCGCAATTGTCCCTCCCGGGAAAAGGGTGGCAGTTGCTTTAATTGTCATCCCTGTTCCACAGTATGTGGTTGGGGTGGTGCCGGTGCCTTCAGTGACGGCAAGCTGACCCTTTCATCAGAGATAGGTGGTAGTCTGGAGCAATACCTGGGTGTGGAAAAACTAAACGAAATGATTAAAGAAATCGACCGGATATATCTCGAATTTGGTGCTCCCCAGCAGGTTTACGGCTTGGAACACCAGGACGAGATACATGAATTTCAGCGCCGGGCTACCATGGCTGATTTAAAATTAATTCCAGTGGCTATACGTCATTTGGGCACCGGGCGTTGCCAGGAAATTTTACAGCATATGTATATGCATCTTGTTGATAAGGGTATTGAAGTACGTACCCGGACGATGGTGGACCAAATTATTACCGACGGGAACCGGGTTAAGGGTGTTCGTACTGTCGGCGGTGAAGAGATTACCGGTGATCACGTGATACTGGCACCGGGGCGGGAAGGGGCCGAGTGGCTGGCCCGGGAAGCTTTCCGGTTGGAACTGCAAACCGGAGTCAACCCGGTTGACATAGGGGTGCGGGTGGAAGTACCTGCGGCTGTTATGGAGCCTTTAACCAGGGTGTTCTATGAATCTAAACTAATATATTATTCCCGGGCCTTTGATGACCGGGTGCGTACCTTTTGCATGAACCCGCACGGGGAAGTGGTTATGGAAAACAATGACGGGTTGGTGACGGTTAACGGGCACAGCCATGCCTTTAATAAAACGGATAACACTAACTTTGCCGTATTGGTCAGCAAAACTTTTACAGAACCATTCCGGGAACCCATTGCCTATGGCAAATATGTGGCCAGCCTGGCTAACTTGCTTGGTGGCGGTGTAATTGTTCAGCGTTTGGGTGATTTACTGGACGGGCACCGGTCCACGGTGGATCGCATGCAAAAATGCCTGGTAACACCCACTCTCAAAGAGGCTACGCCGGGTGATCTCAGCCTGGTATTTCCATACCGGCACCTGGTAGCCATTGTTGAGATGCTTAAAGCGCTGGATGCTATTGCTCCCGGTGTTTATTCCCGCTATACACTGCTATATGGCGTGGAAGTCAAGTTTTACTCTTCCCGGTTGGCCTTGACCAATGGCCTGGAAACGCGGATTAAAAACTTGTTTGCGGTGGGCGACGGTGCCGGTGTCACCAGGGGTCTGGCTCAGGCTTCGGTGGCGGGTATTGTGGCTGCCAGGGAAATTCTTAGCAGAATATAA
- the rpsR gene encoding 30S ribosomal protein S18, translating to MRRERGRRGKKRICSFCVDKMESVDYKDVPRLKKYITERGKILPRRISGNCARHQRMLTLAIKRARNIALLPFTAE from the coding sequence ATGAGACGTGAACGTGGGCGTCGGGGCAAAAAGCGTATTTGCAGTTTTTGCGTCGACAAGATGGAAAGTGTGGATTATAAAGACGTACCGCGTTTAAAAAAATATATCACCGAGAGGGGTAAGATATTACCCCGCCGCATATCCGGCAACTGTGCCCGCCACCAGCGTATGTTGACCCTGGCGATTAAACGGGCCAGAAATATAGCACTTTTGCCATTCACCGCAGAATAA
- a CDS encoding single-stranded DNA-binding protein, translated as MLNKVILIGRLTRDPELRHTPSGMQVATFSLALNRQYTNRQGERVDGTDYIDIVVWQKLAETCANYLGKGRLVAVEGRLQSRSYDDKQGIRRKVVEVVASDVRFLDSARDARGPVMGGNQAAEGEHFASEISFNEEDIPF; from the coding sequence ATGTTAAATAAAGTCATATTGATCGGTAGATTAACCCGGGATCCCGAACTGCGCCATACACCTAGCGGTATGCAGGTGGCAACTTTTTCCCTGGCATTAAACCGCCAGTACACAAACCGGCAGGGTGAAAGAGTGGATGGAACGGATTATATAGATATTGTAGTATGGCAAAAGCTGGCTGAGACCTGTGCCAATTACCTGGGCAAGGGCCGGTTGGTGGCGGTGGAAGGAAGACTGCAGTCACGTTCTTATGATGATAAACAAGGTATACGCCGTAAAGTTGTTGAAGTTGTGGCAAGCGATGTTCGATTTTTGGATTCCGCCAGAGATGCCCGGGGTCCGGTCATGGGTGGAAACCAAGCCGCCGAAGGTGAGCACTTTGCCAGCGAAATTAGCTTTAATGAGGAGGATATTCCGTTTTAG
- the dnaB gene encoding replicative DNA helicase — MWDKVPPHNIDAEQSVLGALFLDNNAIAIVTRFLQPEDFYMEAHKVIYKTILDLEENGQAVDLVTVTDQLRRKGTLEKVGGATYVATLSNIAPTAANAEYYARIVEEKALLRNLINLATRIAGMGYEGSEDAERLMEEAERMLLELGSRRTSALFTEIKDILVDAFKHMEHLYKHKGEINGVPTGFIDLDRLCQGLQPGDLVIVAGRPSMGKTSFGLCIAYHAAQKINKPVAIFSMEMSKEQLVQRMLCAEAMVDQHKIRTGFIGDQDWGKLTQKASELARLPIFIDDSGVLTVRQLRSKARRLHMEKGLGLIVIDYLQLMQGSGRSENRQQEIANISRSLKALAKELGVPVLALAQLSRSVEQRQDKKPIMSDLRESGSLEQDADVVMFIYRDEYYNPDTEKIGIADIIVAKQRNGPTGVVELAFLKEYTKFMTLSRRNDGE; from the coding sequence ATGTGGGATAAAGTCCCTCCCCACAATATAGACGCCGAACAGTCTGTTTTAGGCGCGCTGTTTTTGGATAACAATGCCATTGCCATCGTAACGCGCTTTCTCCAACCGGAAGATTTCTATATGGAGGCCCACAAGGTTATCTATAAAACTATCCTGGATTTGGAGGAGAACGGCCAGGCCGTTGACCTGGTAACGGTAACGGACCAACTCCGGCGCAAAGGTACACTGGAAAAGGTGGGTGGGGCTACCTATGTAGCCACCCTCAGTAATATTGCCCCCACCGCCGCCAATGCCGAGTATTACGCTCGCATTGTGGAGGAGAAAGCGCTATTACGTAATTTAATCAACCTGGCCACCCGCATTGCCGGCATGGGTTACGAGGGTAGTGAAGATGCGGAAAGGTTGATGGAAGAAGCCGAAAGAATGCTGCTGGAATTGGGTTCACGGCGTACTTCGGCATTGTTTACCGAAATTAAAGATATACTGGTGGATGCCTTTAAGCACATGGAACACCTTTATAAACACAAAGGGGAAATAAACGGGGTACCCACCGGTTTTATAGATCTTGATCGTCTCTGCCAGGGCTTACAGCCCGGGGATTTGGTAATTGTTGCGGGGCGTCCCTCCATGGGCAAAACCAGTTTTGGTTTATGTATTGCCTATCATGCAGCGCAAAAAATTAATAAACCCGTGGCTATTTTTAGCATGGAAATGTCCAAGGAACAACTGGTGCAGCGGATGCTTTGTGCTGAAGCCATGGTGGACCAGCATAAAATACGCACCGGCTTTATTGGTGACCAGGACTGGGGCAAGCTTACCCAAAAGGCCAGTGAATTGGCCAGATTGCCCATTTTTATCGATGACTCGGGCGTCCTTACGGTGCGCCAGCTCAGGTCTAAAGCCCGGCGCCTGCACATGGAAAAAGGGCTGGGCTTAATTGTGATAGACTACCTGCAGTTAATGCAGGGTAGCGGTCGTAGCGAAAACAGGCAGCAGGAGATTGCCAATATCTCCCGTTCATTAAAAGCTCTGGCCAAAGAACTGGGTGTGCCGGTTCTGGCGCTGGCCCAGTTAAGCCGTTCCGTGGAACAACGCCAGGACAAAAAACCTATTATGTCCGACTTGCGTGAAAGTGGCAGTCTTGAACAGGATGCCGATGTGGTTATGTTTATATACCGGGATGAATATTATAATCCCGATACTGAAAAAATAGGCATTGCCGATATAATTGTAGCCAAGCAAAGAAACGGTCCCACTGGAGTGGTGGAACTGGCTTTTTTGAAGGAGTATACCAAGTTTATGACCTTATCCCGGCGCAATGACGGTGAATGA
- the lonC gene encoding Lon family ATP-dependent protease, which translates to MKSILEKIKGKTDLSAKFREREQLRRQVNSLFNLLSDLYGSDKIVLRAGKLNILQAMRSDYLPEQVLALQKLVFEDPTIETVPELDDIPGILDEIENEIADIIARRTLEDELEKKINERLQQRHEEYVREIKMQIIKENAGPENAQTLKKFAVLEKLEQKSLVRSALDILRPASIDEIIGQERPVRALLSKLASPIPQHILLYGPPGVGKTTAARLALAVARGLKHSPFETDAAFVEVNGTTLRWDPREVTNPLLGSVHDPIYQGARRDLADSGVPEPKPGLVTDAHGGVLFIDEIGELDVILQNKLLKVLEDKRVFFESSYYDPSDNNVPKYIKKLFEEGAPADFILIGATTREPEEINPAIRSRCAEIFFEPLTPSDIYKIVYQAAQKLNVAINEKVANLIAEYTIEGRKAVNILADAYALACHRSPDDANPAISETDVYEVIQVSRLTPYVIRRAAENKEVGRIFGLGVAGFIGSALEIEAVAFPARRKEGGVIRFNETAGSMARDSVFNAASVLRKLTGRDLYDYDVHVNVVGGGRIDGPSAGAAISLAIYSALENLPVPQNIAVTGELSIQGMIRAVGGIPEKIYGARQCGIDTVFIPWENKKDIPSDARGVKVITVKTLEEIIEHIFSDHARPVS; encoded by the coding sequence ATGAAAAGTATTCTGGAAAAAATAAAGGGTAAAACCGATTTAAGTGCCAAGTTCAGGGAACGGGAACAGTTGCGCCGGCAGGTTAATTCCTTGTTTAACCTGCTCAGTGATTTATACGGTTCGGATAAAATTGTACTGCGGGCCGGAAAATTGAATATTTTACAAGCGATGCGTTCCGATTATTTGCCTGAACAGGTACTGGCCCTGCAGAAGCTTGTTTTTGAAGATCCTACTATCGAAACCGTACCGGAATTGGATGATATACCAGGGATATTGGATGAGATAGAGAATGAGATTGCCGATATAATAGCCAGGCGTACTCTTGAAGATGAACTGGAAAAGAAGATCAATGAACGGTTGCAGCAGCGCCACGAGGAGTATGTACGCGAAATAAAAATGCAGATCATTAAGGAAAATGCCGGGCCGGAAAATGCTCAAACATTGAAGAAATTTGCAGTGCTGGAAAAACTGGAACAAAAAAGTTTGGTCCGTTCTGCGTTGGATATTTTGCGGCCTGCCAGTATTGATGAAATTATAGGCCAGGAGCGACCGGTGCGGGCATTACTCTCCAAACTGGCGTCGCCTATTCCCCAGCATATACTGCTTTACGGGCCCCCTGGAGTGGGAAAAACCACTGCAGCCAGATTAGCCCTGGCGGTGGCCCGGGGATTAAAACACAGTCCCTTTGAAACCGATGCTGCCTTTGTGGAGGTAAACGGGACTACGCTGCGCTGGGACCCCCGGGAGGTGACCAACCCGCTTTTGGGTTCGGTACATGACCCCATATACCAGGGGGCCAGGCGTGATTTGGCTGATAGCGGCGTGCCCGAGCCTAAACCCGGCTTGGTGACAGACGCCCATGGTGGTGTGCTGTTTATTGACGAAATAGGGGAACTGGATGTTATATTACAAAACAAATTGTTAAAAGTGCTGGAGGATAAGCGGGTGTTCTTTGAATCCTCTTATTATGATCCGTCGGACAACAATGTTCCCAAATATATTAAAAAATTATTTGAAGAGGGTGCACCGGCGGATTTTATATTAATCGGTGCCACCACCAGGGAACCGGAGGAAATCAACCCGGCTATCCGCAGCCGCTGTGCCGAGATATTTTTTGAGCCGTTAACCCCTTCCGACATTTATAAGATAGTATACCAGGCCGCCCAAAAGTTAAATGTGGCCATAAATGAAAAAGTGGCCAATCTCATTGCCGAATATACCATTGAAGGGCGCAAGGCGGTTAATATTTTGGCGGATGCCTATGCACTGGCCTGCCACAGGTCGCCGGATGATGCCAACCCGGCCATTAGTGAAACCGATGTTTATGAAGTTATACAGGTCAGCCGCCTGACACCATATGTGATACGGCGGGCTGCTGAAAATAAAGAAGTGGGCCGGATTTTCGGCCTCGGTGTGGCCGGGTTTATTGGCTCGGCCCTGGAAATTGAAGCGGTGGCTTTTCCGGCCAGGCGCAAGGAAGGCGGGGTGATCCGCTTCAATGAAACTGCCGGTAGTATGGCCAGGGATTCCGTGTTTAACGCAGCCTCGGTGCTACGCAAATTGACGGGCCGTGATTTATATGATTATGATGTACATGTAAACGTGGTTGGTGGCGGTCGTATTGATGGCCCATCAGCCGGTGCGGCCATATCACTGGCTATTTATAGTGCTTTGGAAAACCTGCCCGTGCCCCAAAATATCGCCGTTACCGGGGAGCTTTCCATACAGGGCATGATCAGAGCTGTTGGCGGTATACCGGAAAAAATTTACGGCGCCAGACAGTGTGGCATTGATACCGTGTTTATCCCCTGGGAAAATAAAAAGGATATACCGTCGGACGCCAGGGGTGTAAAGGTTATAACAGTCAAAACATTGGAAGAAATTATCGAGCATATCTTTTCAGATCATGCCAGGCCAGTCAGTTGA
- the rpsF gene encoding 30S ribosomal protein S6: MRQYELVFIIRTDLEEEATEALIEKVRTIAETNGAEVTKLEKWGKRRLAYEIQRTREGYYVIMNFKGDAAVAAELDRVLKITENILRYMIVREDEK, translated from the coding sequence GTGCGTCAGTATGAATTAGTATTCATCATTAGGACAGACCTTGAGGAAGAAGCCACCGAGGCTTTGATTGAAAAGGTAAGGACTATTGCAGAAACCAATGGCGCCGAGGTAACCAAGCTTGAAAAGTGGGGCAAACGTCGTTTGGCCTACGAGATTCAGCGTACCCGTGAAGGTTATTACGTCATAATGAACTTCAAAGGTGACGCAGCGGTGGCCGCAGAATTGGACCGGGTACTGAAAATTACCGAAAATATACTGCGGTACATGATTGTTCGCGAAGATGAAAAGTAA
- a CDS encoding DUF951 domain-containing protein, translating into MLVKYSVGDIVKTRKPHPCGGDEWEVMRTGVDFRIRCTKCGRVLMLPRPKFEKSVKKIIHSSAGDKS; encoded by the coding sequence ATGCTGGTTAAATATAGTGTGGGAGATATAGTTAAAACGCGTAAACCGCATCCCTGCGGTGGTGATGAGTGGGAGGTAATGCGCACCGGGGTGGATTTTCGCATTCGGTGCACAAAATGCGGGCGGGTATTAATGTTGCCCAGGCCCAAGTTTGAAAAGAGTGTGAAAAAAATTATACATTCCAGTGCCGGTGATAAAAGTTAG